From one Sulfuricurvum sp. IAE1 genomic stretch:
- a CDS encoding SEL1-like repeat protein has translation MERLIEGINAYNAGEFSQAYEILYPLAQYERDDEAQLYVGMMYFYGEGVEQSEEKAMEWWKKAMRSGNQDAAYRLSELKTSTKTTF, from the coding sequence ATGGAACGACTGATTGAGGGGATCAACGCCTACAACGCCGGAGAGTTTTCGCAAGCGTACGAAATCCTCTACCCGCTGGCCCAATACGAACGCGACGACGAAGCGCAGCTGTATGTCGGAATGATGTATTTTTACGGTGAAGGGGTCGAACAAAGCGAAGAAAAAGCGATGGAGTGGTGGAAAAAAGCGATGCGTTCGGGAAACCAGGACGCGGCGTATCGCCTGAGCGAACTCAAAACCTCCACCAAAACGACGTTCTAA